A genomic stretch from Candidatus Nanoarchaeia archaeon includes:
- a CDS encoding fibronectin type III domain-containing protein gives MKTALQSLAFLMIFLVIMLPVESAVALQAIEVKEGSTPLLQSPASLEVTLPENYNRRELLIHGTTTPGSTVDILAGEDRHLVASITPQSTADGSFEYMLRTLEEGENLITLTATDPSGQQSSREFRVNVDTQNPEYTLSSIPRLTAEESLVLTGTVNEESTITFLLESGAAVTIPKPENLQLEDVAANSLKLTWAPVEGYTYVVYRNNVRIAVTTTPQFIEASLNAGTTYTYQVAAVLQCNEGPRSDPLEAVTLSGEARETTEQEIPLACENRPEPIAITATGDFEQTLTLNRGVNRVTIIITDRANNSVTIQNLTALDQDPPVIETSNMERLDPSYSQEITIIGKVSKKATVLAFVNQPDLPSPLFTEPEQTLSDFINTEDVFSVETDESGNFALPVTLRRDPDIAHTERTAQDSSRLGILTQSEFRNAVTLVAVDDVGLESQQIRGQIRYSLCGSGGDWIITTSSITPDVIIPRLVLEGLSQVGFSAEFEWAGPGEDQDAVLQTPRLIDRPLSQEDADNYDEEWVRLSRPPSLDSPTRTSAAYFLLDIRQPRRQGDETTLSLENEISDHRLNECTIPGTGCLKIPLMLEIPYTYRDTYAPVNPVAGSSGFSGTPGRNTQEYLTGLQRQCWDVEITIDRRLPADAIPKAFLEGSVNVLESAIDIIDTVLRPVNTAKKWVFIGCLGSWAAWWVKKATEWSSCVGVSLSAGIPSCTPHPDDPNDPCANCLRARGETAKFWEKTQWICDRIMCPAAPTVQKYVRDAKKNTNEVPSHCSQQPVTDVDWDSKRGDEKWQEYWNPDNFLIEARPGSGPNNVGSNINQQYCEYEYIKEYDSVAVGLNEFKESYCLTPAGKEDAKCGGLQVFPRLIRGVCTGQTNERLVIATSAVGQRDTSYWVIDADPQSGDGSIQAAWEGEYNAEFRCDNENSQLERCDIGNTIANYVKKKEASPVLRVRESLGTHISGGAFCATRPRGAGEDAEEFIPYEEQPQIFQRKVPLGVYEQVCAEAKDYVIDPTSDLISAFQSICLTAISEYLNHYKQILLMVKNCFNTILVTGDGSAGICKQVLSIYICDLIYFAIKCIIEKAGRGFGGSRSEVRGGFSGFLSYISNSGAQTQNKIRSRYGSTGIYRSLFLERKLVHATCRFAFTGDWDYNIEGLLEQEVQVPIATTCYITGTRRFLTKDPSQQGRASFLYHLGVFIVAGAPETTYKVQLVCSGENTCDSDIDPNGNDCDCLHFRDGEQVIQVRAGPGRLRQGETINVEEFREEERPYRYDKARILISYPRGGNSDQEVRDEECAVVNLPNIGGPPPADCGFEGWEYHCAFDFGRYGVAYFDQNVRLKDEGQPGFFLGETIELDGAIVKNSPSETPQQTMYMKYTLYGNRENRQEQILENIIPLTADGTIPFASGIPGGPFPGFKIVSTPTNLQNRDLNPFETSAQATAIQQRGIQAANEPITVEFSNPLAQFIGFRITITKNDGQYTLNSENSCFNTQTTRTATTEDLAAGVQCTFTENGQAQTITLRGSFTDTANTIPLTISLQPRRPQPEGSHKTLTLRISLHYASEEPGHTFDPSIIRWNGAEQAREFPIAVNNRPLDASYQVVQGATLLGCAIGSLLTAECGCGSLRCGGGNNEYCCNSGAPYCRRGTVCNRDPPLDTGITYSIEYNGEEQNEGPVNIPLGQTFTFKANNIRDDDPGIYKVEFILGNNVRNLRQTWAPYLNSVDYEAPITTDGLIDGSTYETKLKITDGDGNIRDTTTPRSIQITAPATT, from the coding sequence ATGAAAACAGCATTGCAGTCCCTGGCATTCCTGATGATATTCTTAGTCATTATGCTGCCTGTTGAGTCAGCTGTTGCGCTGCAGGCAATCGAGGTAAAGGAAGGCTCAACCCCCCTCCTTCAGTCTCCGGCTTCCCTTGAAGTTACTCTTCCGGAGAACTACAACAGGAGAGAGCTCCTCATCCATGGAACAACGACGCCAGGCAGCACAGTAGACATCCTGGCTGGCGAGGACAGGCATCTTGTTGCTTCAATAACTCCTCAATCAACAGCAGATGGTTCCTTTGAATACATGCTGCGTACTTTGGAAGAAGGGGAAAACCTCATCACCCTGACAGCAACTGATCCGTCAGGCCAGCAAAGTTCAAGAGAATTCAGGGTGAATGTAGACACCCAAAACCCCGAGTACACGCTCTCTTCAATCCCAAGGCTCACTGCAGAAGAAAGCCTTGTGCTCACTGGAACAGTCAATGAGGAATCAACAATAACCTTCCTTCTCGAATCAGGAGCAGCAGTAACCATCCCGAAGCCCGAGAACCTGCAGCTCGAGGATGTTGCAGCAAACTCCCTAAAGCTCACGTGGGCTCCTGTTGAAGGCTACACCTATGTAGTTTACAGGAATAACGTCAGGATTGCCGTAACAACAACGCCGCAATTCATCGAGGCAAGCCTGAATGCAGGAACAACGTACACCTACCAGGTTGCAGCAGTCTTGCAATGCAATGAGGGTCCTCGCTCTGATCCTTTAGAAGCAGTAACGCTGAGCGGCGAGGCAAGAGAAACAACTGAGCAGGAAATACCTCTTGCCTGCGAAAACAGGCCAGAGCCTATTGCCATAACAGCAACTGGAGATTTTGAGCAGACATTAACGCTCAATCGTGGCGTCAATCGAGTCACTATCATCATTACAGACAGGGCAAATAACTCAGTAACAATCCAAAATCTGACTGCATTAGACCAGGATCCTCCAGTAATAGAGACAAGCAACATGGAGAGACTGGATCCAAGCTACTCGCAGGAAATCACGATAATAGGAAAAGTCAGCAAGAAGGCAACAGTACTGGCATTTGTCAATCAGCCAGACTTACCTTCTCCCTTGTTCACAGAGCCAGAGCAGACACTCTCAGACTTCATCAACACAGAAGACGTATTTTCAGTCGAGACTGATGAGAGTGGAAATTTCGCTCTGCCAGTAACCCTCAGGAGAGACCCAGACATCGCCCATACTGAACGAACAGCCCAGGATTCTTCCAGGCTGGGAATTCTTACCCAATCAGAATTCAGAAACGCAGTAACTCTTGTAGCAGTAGATGATGTTGGGTTGGAAAGCCAGCAGATCAGGGGGCAAATCCGCTATAGCCTCTGCGGCTCAGGAGGGGACTGGATCATCACGACTTCCAGCATCACTCCTGATGTGATTATCCCAAGGCTTGTTTTAGAGGGGCTTAGCCAGGTTGGCTTCAGCGCTGAGTTTGAGTGGGCAGGTCCAGGCGAGGATCAGGACGCAGTCCTGCAGACTCCAAGGCTTATCGACAGGCCTCTCTCCCAGGAGGACGCAGATAATTATGATGAAGAATGGGTAAGGCTTTCCAGGCCTCCATCGCTTGACAGCCCTACACGGACAAGCGCAGCCTATTTCCTCCTTGACATCAGGCAGCCCAGAAGGCAGGGAGATGAAACAACACTCAGCCTTGAAAACGAGATCTCAGACCACCGCCTGAATGAATGCACGATTCCAGGAACAGGCTGCTTGAAAATCCCGCTCATGCTTGAAATTCCTTATACCTACAGGGACACATATGCTCCTGTTAATCCTGTTGCAGGCAGTTCAGGGTTTTCAGGAACTCCTGGCAGAAACACTCAAGAATACCTCACTGGCCTCCAGCGCCAATGCTGGGATGTCGAGATTACCATAGACAGAAGGCTGCCTGCGGATGCGATTCCGAAAGCATTCCTAGAAGGCTCAGTGAATGTCCTTGAGTCTGCGATAGATATAATTGACACAGTCCTCAGGCCAGTGAATACAGCCAAGAAATGGGTCTTTATCGGCTGCTTAGGCTCATGGGCAGCATGGTGGGTCAAGAAAGCGACAGAGTGGTCAAGCTGCGTTGGCGTCTCACTTTCAGCAGGGATCCCTTCATGCACCCCTCATCCAGACGATCCCAATGATCCGTGCGCAAACTGCCTCCGTGCAAGAGGAGAGACAGCAAAATTCTGGGAAAAGACGCAGTGGATCTGTGATAGGATCATGTGCCCTGCTGCTCCGACTGTCCAGAAGTACGTCAGAGATGCAAAAAAGAACACGAATGAAGTTCCCTCTCATTGCTCCCAGCAACCTGTGACTGACGTGGACTGGGATTCCAAAAGAGGCGATGAAAAGTGGCAGGAGTACTGGAACCCTGACAATTTCCTTATCGAGGCTCGCCCCGGCAGCGGTCCAAATAACGTCGGCTCAAACATCAATCAGCAATACTGCGAATACGAATACATCAAAGAGTATGATTCTGTTGCTGTTGGTCTCAATGAGTTCAAGGAGAGCTACTGCTTGACCCCTGCAGGAAAAGAGGATGCAAAATGCGGCGGCTTGCAGGTATTTCCAAGGCTCATTCGAGGAGTCTGCACAGGCCAAACCAATGAAAGGCTGGTCATTGCAACAAGCGCAGTCGGCCAAAGGGATACAAGTTACTGGGTGATTGATGCTGATCCACAGTCAGGCGACGGCTCTATCCAAGCAGCCTGGGAAGGAGAGTATAATGCTGAATTTAGATGCGACAACGAAAACAGCCAGCTTGAGCGCTGCGATATTGGAAATACGATTGCAAACTATGTGAAGAAGAAAGAGGCAAGCCCAGTATTGCGGGTCAGGGAAAGTTTGGGAACACATATCAGCGGAGGTGCATTCTGCGCAACAAGACCACGGGGTGCTGGAGAAGATGCCGAGGAATTCATTCCATATGAGGAACAGCCACAAATTTTCCAGAGAAAGGTGCCTCTCGGAGTCTATGAGCAGGTCTGCGCTGAGGCAAAGGACTATGTCATTGATCCGACCTCAGACTTAATCTCTGCATTCCAGAGCATTTGCCTGACAGCAATCAGCGAGTACCTCAACCACTACAAGCAGATTTTGCTCATGGTCAAGAACTGCTTCAACACAATCTTAGTTACAGGTGATGGATCTGCAGGAATCTGCAAGCAGGTTCTCTCCATTTATATCTGCGATCTGATTTACTTTGCAATAAAGTGCATCATTGAGAAAGCAGGCCGTGGATTTGGAGGCTCCAGGTCAGAGGTTCGCGGCGGGTTCTCAGGCTTCCTGAGCTATATCTCAAATTCAGGAGCGCAGACGCAAAACAAGATACGCTCAAGGTATGGATCAACCGGAATCTATCGCTCCCTTTTCCTTGAGAGAAAGCTTGTCCATGCAACCTGCCGATTTGCATTTACAGGAGACTGGGATTACAACATTGAAGGATTATTAGAGCAGGAAGTCCAGGTTCCGATTGCCACAACCTGCTACATCACAGGAACAAGGAGATTCCTGACAAAAGACCCATCGCAGCAAGGCAGGGCATCATTCCTCTACCATCTTGGAGTCTTTATCGTTGCAGGAGCGCCAGAAACAACCTACAAGGTCCAGCTTGTCTGCTCAGGAGAAAACACCTGTGACTCAGATATTGATCCGAACGGAAACGACTGCGACTGCCTGCATTTTAGGGATGGAGAGCAGGTAATCCAAGTCAGGGCAGGCCCGGGAAGGCTGCGGCAGGGCGAGACAATCAATGTTGAAGAGTTCAGGGAAGAAGAAAGGCCCTACCGCTATGATAAGGCGAGGATCCTCATCTCTTACCCCCGCGGTGGAAACTCGGACCAGGAGGTCAGGGATGAGGAATGTGCTGTGGTCAACCTTCCCAACATCGGAGGCCCTCCGCCTGCAGACTGCGGCTTTGAAGGATGGGAATACCACTGCGCATTTGACTTCGGCAGATACGGAGTTGCCTATTTCGACCAGAACGTAAGGCTGAAAGACGAGGGCCAGCCTGGATTCTTTTTAGGAGAGACAATCGAGCTTGACGGCGCAATTGTCAAGAACTCGCCTTCAGAAACCCCACAGCAGACCATGTACATGAAATACACCCTTTATGGTAATAGGGAAAACCGTCAGGAGCAAATTCTAGAAAATATCATACCGCTCACAGCAGACGGCACAATTCCGTTTGCAAGCGGCATTCCTGGAGGACCGTTCCCTGGGTTCAAAATAGTCAGCACACCTACAAACCTGCAAAACCGAGACTTGAATCCATTTGAAACCTCGGCTCAAGCAACGGCAATTCAGCAAAGAGGCATCCAAGCAGCAAATGAGCCAATAACAGTAGAATTCAGCAACCCACTGGCTCAGTTTATTGGATTTAGAATTACTATTACAAAGAATGACGGTCAATACACATTAAATTCAGAGAATTCGTGTTTTAATACTCAAACAACAAGAACTGCAACAACTGAAGACCTTGCTGCTGGAGTCCAATGCACATTTACAGAGAATGGGCAAGCACAAACTATAACCTTGCGTGGCTCGTTCACTGATACTGCAAATACTATCCCCCTCACAATTTCCCTCCAACCAAGACGACCGCAGCCAGAAGGCAGCCACAAAACCCTCACCCTCCGCATTTCCCTTCATTATGCAAGCGAGGAGCCTGGCCATACCTTTGACCCCTCAATCATCAGGTGGAACGGAGCAGAGCAGGCCCGTGAGTTTCCTATTGCAGTTAATAATCGACCGCTCGATGCTTCTTATCAGGTGGTTCAAGGTGCGACTTTGCTTGGCTGCGCTATAGGAAGTTTGCTTACAGCAGAGTGCGGATGCGGCAGCTTAAGATGCGGCGGCGGAAACAACGAATACTGCTGCAATAGTGGAGCTCCTTACTGCAGAAGAGGCACTGTATGCAACCGTGATCCACCTTTAGACACAGGAATAACTTATTCAATAGAATACAATGGAGAGGAGCAAAATGAGGGCCCAGTAAATATTCCTCTTGGCCAGACCTTCACCTTCAAAGCAAATAATATTCGCGATGATGATCCAGGAATCTACAAAGTTGAATTCATCCTTGGAAATAATGTGAGAAACCTAAGGCAGACCTGGGCGCCCTATCTCAACAGTGTGGACTATGAAGCACCAATCACCACAGACGGACTTATTGATGGCAGCACGTATGAAACAAAATTAAAAATCACTGACGGCGATGGAAATATAAGAGATACTACTACACCAAGGAGCATACAGATCACAGCTCCAGCAACAACGTAA